From one Simplicispira suum genomic stretch:
- a CDS encoding chloride channel protein — MHRPQPDILQNLRHELSNGRMWLDRTVVLAYAAIAGLSVVSFTFLTNLAFAYFERVYHWQGGWAVLLWVPAWTAAIVWATRRFAPTTAGSGIPQVIAALDPAVSEQERSVFVSLRLTVAKLVLGAASFFAGLSVGREGPSVQIAAGVMQHARRWLGPQSGISDHALLVAGGAAGIAAAFNAPLAGVLFAIEELSRRLESRSSGLIITGIVLAGLIGVSFFGNRSYYGVIVVPELNWNALVPGLLVVLACGALGGLFAKVMAASLTGAPERLNLLRARFPIRFAAAGGLMIAVMGLSTGGATFGAGSETVQHMLKGEADVPSMYVTLKFMATWLTAWCGVPGGIFAPSLSIGAGVGHNVSLFMGADIAPALIAIGMAAFLAAVTQAPLTAFIIVMEMIDGHALVLSLMAAAMLASLISRLIARPLYETLALHMVAVLKAAPAPSSPAAPVEAEKPAPPTAP; from the coding sequence ATGCACCGCCCTCAACCCGACATCCTGCAGAACCTGCGCCACGAGCTCTCCAACGGGCGCATGTGGCTGGACCGCACGGTGGTGCTGGCCTATGCTGCCATCGCCGGTCTGAGCGTGGTGTCGTTCACCTTTCTGACCAACCTCGCGTTTGCCTATTTCGAGCGCGTCTATCACTGGCAGGGCGGCTGGGCAGTGCTCTTGTGGGTGCCGGCCTGGACGGCAGCCATCGTCTGGGCGACGCGCCGCTTTGCGCCGACCACGGCGGGCTCCGGCATCCCGCAGGTGATTGCGGCGCTGGACCCCGCAGTCAGCGAGCAAGAGCGGTCGGTTTTTGTGTCGCTGCGCCTGACGGTGGCCAAGCTGGTGCTCGGGGCGGCCAGCTTCTTCGCCGGCCTCTCGGTGGGACGCGAGGGCCCTTCCGTGCAGATTGCCGCCGGTGTGATGCAGCACGCGCGGCGCTGGCTCGGGCCGCAGTCGGGCATCAGCGACCACGCGCTGCTGGTGGCGGGCGGTGCAGCCGGCATTGCCGCCGCCTTCAACGCGCCATTGGCAGGCGTGCTGTTCGCCATCGAGGAGCTCTCCCGCCGGCTGGAATCGCGCAGCAGCGGGCTGATCATCACCGGCATCGTGCTGGCCGGCCTGATCGGCGTGTCCTTCTTTGGCAACCGCAGCTACTACGGCGTCATCGTCGTGCCCGAGCTGAACTGGAACGCGCTGGTGCCCGGTCTGCTGGTAGTGCTGGCCTGCGGTGCGCTCGGCGGGCTGTTTGCCAAGGTGATGGCGGCCTCGCTCACCGGCGCCCCCGAAAGGCTGAACCTGCTGCGCGCACGCTTTCCGATCCGCTTTGCTGCTGCGGGTGGCCTGATGATTGCCGTGATGGGCCTGTCGACTGGCGGCGCGACGTTTGGCGCTGGCTCCGAGACCGTGCAGCACATGCTCAAGGGCGAGGCCGATGTGCCGTCGATGTACGTCACGCTCAAGTTCATGGCCACCTGGCTGACCGCCTGGTGTGGCGTGCCGGGCGGCATCTTTGCGCCTTCGCTGTCGATTGGCGCGGGTGTGGGCCACAACGTCTCGTTGTTCATGGGCGCAGACATCGCCCCCGCGCTGATTGCCATTGGCATGGCCGCCTTCCTGGCGGCGGTGACGCAGGCGCCGCTGACGGCCTTCATCATCGTGATGGAAATGATTGACGGCCACGCGCTGGTGCTCAGCCTGATGGCGGCTGCCATGTTGGCCAGCCTGATCTCGCGCTTGATTGCGCGGCCGCTGTACGAAACCCTGGCGCTGCACATGGTGGCGGTGCTAAAGGCCGCACCCGCTCCTTCGTCCCCAGCCGCGCCTGTCGAAGCCGAGAAACCGGCCCCGCCCACGGCGCCTTAG
- the uvrA gene encoding excinuclease ABC subunit UvrA, giving the protein MESFSEPARPSRAPTVNPIEPLAPATAPDRPLEADAGRPLAQVLRAQGRISIRGARTHNLKNIDLDLPRNQLVVITGLSGSGKSSLAFDTLYAEGQRRYVESLSAYARQFLGRLDKPDVDLIEGLSPAIAIEQKATSHNPRSTVGTVTEIHDYLRLLYARAGTPYCPEHGVPLQSQTVSQMVDAVLALPAETRLMVLAPVAREKKGEFADLFAQMQALGYVRFRVDGQVLEAENLPQLKKTEKHDIDVVIDRLKVRPDAQQRLAESIEAALRVGASAGESHGRVLALEMDGGAEHAFSSKFSCPVCNYSLPELEPRLFSFNSPMGACPTCDGLGHSEVFDPARVVAFPTLSLASGAIKGWDKRNAYYFAMLQSLAAHYGFDVETPFEELPADVRQVVLQGSGEAQIAFQYVIDSGASKGKPVLRTHAFEGILPNMERRYRETDSSVVRDDLARYRQSQPCPACHGTRLRREARFVKVGEGAQARAIWEVSHATLSTAHQWFAELQMQGAKADIADKVVREIATRLQFLNDVGLSYLSLDRSAESLSGGEAQRIRLASQIGSGLTGVMYVLDEPSIGLHQRDNDRLIATLKHLRDIGNSVIVVEHDEDMMRAADQVVDMGPGAGVHGGRVMAQGTYDQVRANPDSLTGQYLAGTRRIAVPARRTPWLPVLAQAAPALAKGKSRFPITEAGERRAARMAEHVARQGALQALRVVGATGNNLQGVSVDFPVGLFTCVTGVSGSGKSTLVNDTLHKAVAHQLYRAHDEPAAHAAIEGIEYFDKVINVDQSPIGRTPRSNPATYTGLFTPIRELMAETNLAKERGYGPGRFSFNVAGGRCEACQGDGVVKVEMHFLPDVYVPCDICHGQRYNRETLEVQWKGRNIAAILELTVEDAYAFFKDVPTIARKLQTLLDVGLSYLRLGQSATTLSGGEAQRVKLAQELSKRDTGRTLYILDEPTTGLHFADIDLLLKVLHQLRDAGNTIVVIEHNLDVIKTADWIIDMGPEGGAGGGTVVGTGTPEQLAANPASHTGHYLRKYLAKSASSAY; this is encoded by the coding sequence ATGGAGAGTTTTTCCGAGCCTGCGCGCCCATCCCGCGCGCCCACCGTGAACCCCATTGAACCCCTCGCTCCGGCCACCGCGCCCGACCGCCCGCTGGAAGCCGACGCAGGGCGCCCGTTGGCCCAGGTGCTGCGCGCGCAAGGCCGCATCTCCATTCGCGGCGCGCGCACGCACAATCTGAAAAATATCGACCTGGATCTGCCACGCAACCAGCTGGTCGTGATCACCGGTTTGTCGGGCTCGGGCAAATCCAGCCTGGCGTTTGACACGCTGTACGCCGAGGGCCAGCGGCGCTATGTGGAGAGCCTGTCGGCCTATGCGCGCCAGTTTTTGGGGCGCCTCGACAAGCCCGACGTCGACCTGATCGAGGGCCTGTCGCCCGCCATCGCCATCGAGCAAAAGGCCACCAGCCACAACCCACGCTCCACCGTGGGCACGGTCACCGAAATTCACGACTACCTGCGCCTGCTCTACGCCCGCGCCGGCACGCCCTACTGCCCGGAGCACGGCGTCCCGCTGCAGTCGCAGACGGTGAGCCAGATGGTTGACGCCGTTTTGGCGCTGCCGGCCGAAACGCGCCTGATGGTGCTGGCCCCGGTAGCGCGCGAGAAGAAGGGCGAATTTGCCGATTTGTTCGCGCAGATGCAGGCCCTGGGCTACGTGCGTTTTCGCGTCGACGGCCAGGTATTGGAAGCAGAAAACCTGCCCCAGCTCAAAAAAACCGAAAAACACGACATCGATGTGGTGATCGACCGGCTCAAAGTGCGCCCGGACGCCCAGCAGCGCCTGGCCGAGAGCATCGAAGCGGCGCTGCGCGTGGGCGCCAGCGCGGGCGAGAGCCATGGCCGCGTGCTGGCGCTGGAGATGGACGGCGGCGCCGAGCATGCCTTCAGCTCGAAATTCTCCTGCCCGGTATGCAATTACTCGCTGCCCGAGCTGGAACCCCGCCTTTTCTCATTCAATTCGCCCATGGGCGCCTGCCCCACCTGCGACGGCCTGGGCCACAGCGAGGTGTTCGACCCGGCGCGCGTGGTGGCCTTCCCCACGCTCAGCCTGGCGAGCGGCGCCATCAAAGGCTGGGACAAGCGCAACGCCTACTACTTCGCCATGCTGCAAAGCTTGGCCGCGCACTACGGCTTTGACGTGGAAACCCCGTTCGAGGAACTGCCTGCGGACGTGCGGCAGGTGGTGCTGCAAGGCTCGGGCGAAGCGCAAATTGCCTTCCAGTACGTGATCGACAGCGGCGCCAGCAAGGGCAAGCCGGTGCTGCGTACGCACGCCTTCGAAGGCATCCTGCCCAACATGGAGCGGCGCTACCGCGAGACCGACTCCAGCGTGGTGCGCGACGACCTGGCCCGCTACCGCCAGTCGCAGCCCTGCCCGGCCTGCCACGGAACGCGCCTGCGCCGCGAGGCGCGCTTTGTGAAGGTTGGCGAGGGCGCGCAGGCCCGCGCCATTTGGGAGGTGAGCCACGCCACGCTGTCCACCGCGCACCAGTGGTTTGCCGAGCTGCAGATGCAAGGCGCCAAGGCCGACATTGCCGACAAGGTGGTGCGCGAGATCGCCACGCGCCTGCAGTTCCTGAACGACGTTGGACTGAGCTATTTGAGCCTGGACCGCAGCGCCGAGAGCCTGAGCGGCGGCGAAGCGCAGCGCATTCGCCTGGCCAGCCAGATTGGCTCGGGCCTCACCGGCGTGATGTACGTGCTCGACGAGCCCAGCATCGGCCTGCACCAGCGCGACAACGACCGGCTGATTGCCACGCTCAAACACCTGCGCGACATCGGCAACAGCGTCATCGTGGTCGAGCACGACGAAGACATGATGCGGGCCGCCGACCAGGTCGTCGACATGGGCCCCGGCGCGGGCGTGCACGGCGGGCGCGTGATGGCCCAGGGAACGTACGACCAGGTGCGCGCCAATCCCGATTCGCTCACCGGCCAGTACCTGGCGGGTACGCGCCGCATTGCCGTGCCCGCTCGGCGCACACCCTGGTTGCCCGTGCTGGCGCAGGCCGCACCCGCGCTGGCCAAAGGCAAGTCGCGCTTTCCGATCACCGAAGCCGGGGAACGTCGCGCTGCCCGCATGGCCGAGCATGTGGCCCGCCAGGGCGCGCTGCAGGCGCTGCGCGTGGTGGGCGCCACCGGCAACAACCTGCAGGGCGTGAGTGTGGATTTCCCCGTGGGGCTGTTCACCTGCGTCACGGGCGTATCGGGTTCGGGCAAGAGCACGCTGGTCAACGACACACTGCACAAGGCGGTGGCGCACCAGCTTTACCGCGCGCACGACGAGCCGGCGGCGCACGCAGCCATTGAGGGCATCGAGTACTTCGACAAGGTCATCAACGTCGACCAGAGCCCCATTGGCCGCACACCGCGCAGCAACCCCGCCACCTACACCGGTCTGTTCACGCCGATCCGCGAGCTGATGGCCGAGACGAATCTGGCCAAGGAACGCGGCTACGGCCCTGGGCGCTTTTCCTTCAACGTGGCCGGCGGGCGCTGCGAAGCCTGCCAGGGCGACGGCGTGGTGAAGGTGGAAATGCACTTTCTGCCCGATGTCTACGTGCCCTGCGACATCTGCCACGGCCAGCGCTACAACCGCGAAACGCTGGAAGTGCAGTGGAAGGGCCGCAACATCGCGGCCATCCTGGAGCTGACGGTGGAGGACGCCTACGCCTTCTTCAAGGACGTACCCACCATCGCGCGCAAACTGCAGACCCTGCTGGACGTGGGCCTGTCGTACCTGCGCCTGGGGCAAAGCGCGACGACGCTCTCGGGCGGCGAGGCGCAGCGCGTCAAGCTGGCGCAAGAACTCAGCAAACGCGACACCGGCCGCACGCTCTACATCCTGGACGAGCCCACCACCGGCCTGCACTTTGCCGACATCGATTTGCTGCTCAAGGTGCTGCACCAGCTGCGCGACGCCGGCAACACCATCGTCGTCATCGAGCACAACCTGGACGTCATCAAGACGGCCGACTGGATCATCGACATGGGGCCCGAGGGCGGCGCCGGCGGTGGCACCGTGGTGGGCACGGGCACGCCAGAACAGCTCGCGGCGAACCCGGCGAGCCATACCGGGCACTACCTGCGTAAATATTTGGCCAAATCGGCCTCTAGCGCTTATTGA
- the ssb gene encoding single-stranded DNA-binding protein — MASVNKVIIVGNLGRDPEMRTFPNGDKVANVTIATTDKWKDKQSGEMREATEWHRVVFNFRLAEIVEQYLRKGSQVYVEGSLRTRKWTDQAGVEKYTTEIRADSMQMLGSRAGSGGGQGGGYEDGGHGAQGGDGGGYEAPRRAAPPASRAPAARPAPAPAPRAASGFDDMDDDIPF; from the coding sequence ATGGCATCCGTGAACAAAGTCATCATCGTCGGCAACCTGGGCCGCGACCCCGAAATGCGCACCTTCCCCAATGGCGACAAGGTGGCCAACGTCACCATCGCCACCACCGACAAGTGGAAAGACAAACAGTCGGGCGAGATGCGCGAAGCGACCGAATGGCACCGCGTGGTGTTCAACTTCCGGCTGGCAGAAATCGTCGAGCAGTACCTGCGCAAGGGCTCACAGGTCTATGTGGAAGGGAGCCTGCGTACGCGCAAGTGGACCGACCAGGCCGGCGTTGAAAAGTACACCACCGAGATCCGCGCCGACAGCATGCAGATGCTGGGCAGCCGTGCCGGGTCTGGTGGCGGGCAAGGCGGCGGCTACGAGGATGGCGGGCACGGCGCACAAGGAGGCGACGGTGGTGGCTACGAAGCCCCGCGCCGCGCCGCGCCGCCCGCGTCGCGCGCTCCTGCTGCCCGTCCCGCCCCGGCGCCAGCGCCGCGTGCGGCGTCGGGCTTTGACGACATGGACGACGACATCCCGTTCTAG
- a CDS encoding MFS transporter, whose amino-acid sequence MTPLERRSSISLALIFALRMLGLFLVLPVFALEARKYPGGDDPALVGLAMGIYGLTQAFLQLPLGLASDRLGRKRVIVAGLLVFAAGSLAAALADSITGLLVGRALQGAGAVSAAVTALLADQTRDGVRTKAMALVGGSIGLMFAVALVAAPPLAASIGLGGLFGLTCALAVAGIAVVLWWVPAESAQHKNAPRGRLLDVWKHADLLRLNLGVFVLHTVQLAMWVAVPAMLLQAGLPKAEHWHIYLPAVVLSFVAMGGLFALERRGHLRAVLLVAIGLVLLVQVGLGLLAATETAPTIWVLGVVLFVFFCGFNALEASQPSLVSRMAPATLRGAALGTYNTLQSLGLFAGGALGGAMVKWAGVPALFGATATLCALWLALGWGLQPVGRSSGGH is encoded by the coding sequence ATGACGCCCCTTGAGCGGCGCTCCAGCATCAGCCTGGCGCTGATTTTCGCGCTGCGCATGCTGGGCCTGTTCCTGGTGCTTCCGGTGTTTGCGCTGGAGGCGCGCAAGTATCCGGGCGGCGACGACCCGGCGCTGGTGGGTCTGGCCATGGGTATTTACGGCCTGACGCAGGCGTTTCTGCAATTGCCGCTGGGGCTGGCTTCAGACCGGCTGGGGCGCAAGCGCGTCATCGTCGCAGGGCTCCTGGTGTTTGCCGCAGGCAGCCTGGCGGCGGCGCTGGCCGATTCCATCACCGGGCTGCTGGTGGGCCGTGCGCTGCAGGGCGCGGGCGCGGTGTCGGCGGCGGTGACAGCCCTGCTCGCCGACCAGACGCGCGACGGCGTGCGTACCAAGGCGATGGCGCTGGTGGGCGGCAGCATTGGCCTGATGTTTGCCGTGGCGCTGGTGGCTGCGCCCCCCTTGGCTGCAAGCATTGGTTTGGGCGGCTTGTTTGGCCTGACTTGCGCACTTGCGGTCGCCGGCATTGCGGTCGTCTTGTGGTGGGTGCCGGCTGAGTCGGCACAGCACAAAAATGCGCCGCGCGGACGGCTGCTGGATGTGTGGAAACACGCCGACCTGCTGCGCCTGAACCTCGGCGTGTTTGTGCTGCACACGGTCCAGTTGGCCATGTGGGTGGCGGTGCCGGCCATGCTGCTGCAAGCCGGCCTGCCCAAGGCCGAGCATTGGCACATCTACCTGCCGGCCGTGGTGCTGTCGTTCGTGGCGATGGGCGGCCTGTTCGCGCTGGAGCGGCGCGGCCATTTGCGCGCCGTGCTGCTGGTGGCCATCGGGCTGGTGCTGCTGGTGCAGGTGGGCCTGGGCCTGCTTGCGGCGACCGAGACCGCGCCGACGATCTGGGTGCTGGGTGTCGTGCTGTTTGTGTTCTTTTGCGGCTTCAACGCACTGGAAGCGAGCCAGCCGAGCCTGGTTTCGCGCATGGCGCCTGCGACGCTGCGCGGCGCGGCGCTGGGCACCTACAACACGCTGCAGTCGCTCGGCCTGTTTGCCGGCGGCGCTTTGGGCGGCGCCATGGTGAAGTGGGCTGGCGTACCGGCGCTGTTTGGCGCTACGGCGACGCTGTGCGCCTTGTGGCTGGCGCTCGGTTGGGGGCTGCAGCCGGTAGGGCGCAGCAGCGGCGGGCACTGA
- a CDS encoding ATP-binding protein, giving the protein MIDLSPAQAADRIAALLAASESRTLDFKRISNKQSRMYEAVCAFANSEGGLLVIGMGDAKAMKPGDKAQSRVFGTEENPEGFDDFRRGLLNRFTPPINKLHWLRLPCTLHNGQPGHVVILRVEKSEQVHSIVGNGTWARMDASNRELSAVEIADLAYQRGVKSAETLPMPVALDLLNTDAWRSYCATRGLADTDLAVRLPRLGLAVPVDGVLQPLLAALLLFADEPGALLAGQGMRADIRVFHYKGRTVQRGEVPNLLLPVKTIAGPVVEQIAKAQAYVLERLAVGLTMEGSGFKARYRFPERVVKEAITNAVIHRDYRLNRDIQIRIFDDRVEVESPGRLPGNLTPATIDKTGSVPRNSLLARHLREFPNPPNVDAGEGVPMMFAQMEQARLYEPLYREQLETAVPTLLVTLLNEERPPLWVQVSDWIDRHGPITNSKLREMSGLDTLAASKQLKQWVGQGVLVALPAPSRQQASYTKPELAGLADLSGSLSLGLDNEM; this is encoded by the coding sequence ATGATTGACCTTTCCCCAGCCCAAGCCGCTGACCGCATCGCCGCGCTACTGGCCGCCTCCGAAAGCCGCACGCTTGATTTCAAACGCATCAGCAACAAACAAAGCCGTATGTACGAGGCGGTCTGCGCCTTTGCCAATTCCGAGGGCGGCTTGCTGGTGATCGGCATGGGCGACGCCAAAGCCATGAAACCGGGCGACAAGGCGCAAAGCCGCGTGTTTGGTACCGAAGAAAACCCAGAGGGCTTTGACGACTTTCGGCGCGGGTTGCTTAACCGCTTCACCCCGCCCATCAACAAGTTGCACTGGTTACGGCTGCCCTGCACGCTGCACAACGGCCAGCCTGGCCATGTGGTGATACTGCGGGTGGAGAAGAGCGAACAGGTGCATTCGATCGTGGGCAATGGGACCTGGGCGCGCATGGACGCGAGCAACCGCGAGCTGAGCGCGGTGGAGATTGCCGACCTGGCCTACCAGCGCGGTGTGAAGAGTGCCGAGACGCTGCCCATGCCGGTGGCGCTGGATCTTCTCAACACGGATGCCTGGCGCAGTTACTGCGCCACGCGGGGCCTGGCCGATACGGATTTGGCGGTGCGCCTGCCCCGGCTGGGGCTGGCGGTGCCTGTGGACGGTGTGCTGCAACCCTTGTTGGCTGCGCTGCTGCTGTTTGCCGATGAGCCGGGGGCTTTGCTGGCCGGGCAGGGTATGCGGGCAGACATTCGCGTTTTTCACTACAAGGGCCGCACGGTGCAGCGCGGCGAGGTACCCAACCTGTTGTTACCGGTGAAAACCATTGCTGGCCCGGTGGTGGAGCAGATCGCCAAAGCGCAGGCTTACGTGTTGGAGCGCTTGGCCGTGGGGCTGACGATGGAGGGCTCGGGTTTCAAGGCGCGATACCGGTTCCCTGAGCGTGTGGTGAAAGAGGCGATCACCAACGCGGTGATCCACCGCGACTACCGGCTCAACCGCGATATTCAGATTCGTATTTTTGACGACCGGGTCGAGGTGGAAAGCCCAGGCCGCTTGCCGGGCAACCTGACGCCAGCCACGATCGACAAGACGGGCTCGGTACCCCGCAACAGCCTGCTGGCGCGGCATTTGCGCGAGTTCCCCAACCCGCCCAACGTGGACGCGGGCGAGGGCGTGCCCATGATGTTTGCGCAGATGGAGCAGGCGAGGCTGTACGAGCCGCTGTACCGCGAACAGCTGGAAACAGCAGTGCCCACGCTGCTGGTGACCTTGTTGAATGAAGAGCGCCCACCGCTGTGGGTGCAGGTGAGCGACTGGATTGACCGACACGGGCCCATCACCAACAGCAAGTTGCGTGAGATGTCGGGGCTGGACACGCTCGCCGCCTCTAAGCAACTCAAGCAGTGGGTGGGCCAGGGGGTGTTGGTGGCTTTGCCGGCGCCATCGCGCCAGCAGGCGAGCTACACCAAGCCGGAGTTGGCGGGGCTGGCCGATCTGTCTGGTTCATTATCTTTGGGCTTGGATAATGAAATGTGA
- a CDS encoding Eco57I restriction-modification methylase domain-containing protein, whose protein sequence is MQAFNQEHLKNYRFKHLFNELGWDAPAQQQPYSVTVGEATWLLDVVALKKGVQVLHCQPGAQGQMPDYATRQKIERKVTPDVREHLIVFSNGAKTIQVWQWVTRQTGKPAQYREVFFRQGEAPELLTQKLSRLHFALDEEELLTVLGVTARLDDAAPRDKVTKKFYTAFEAQRKAFAAFIDGIPNDSEDQRWYTAVVIDRLMFLWFLQEKSFLNGQTEYLQLRLQAHLDGNHGQSFYKRFLSPLFFKGFAQERTPETAAAIHAEFGNVPYLNGGLFAQHELEQRYGEALDIADSAFQKLFAFFDEWEWHLDERPLKSGREINPDVLGYIFEKFVNQKQMGAYYTKEDITEYIGKNTIIPALLGKVRAEHPAAFDALAWPLLQQSGDAYLYPAMLKGVDMAYPPEVENGLDTQMPNLLARRKPWNKRADEAVSLPTEIWRETIARHQRTREVRAKLAAGELTEVGDLITYNLNIRQFAQDLIEGCTDVALLKSFWFNLAGRMPRQSNEKFRHGLSVLDPTCGSGAFLFSALGILKPLYDATLRTLQAVRSDALIAGEKSSPEKWAEVDELLARFAATGSERAQDYAVIKHIIVHNLYGVDIEKQATEIAKLRLFLKLVALLEPDDAIEPLPDIDFNIRHGNTLVGYATADETEKAVKGATQGNLFSDAWEDIRIRLTAVEQQYNNFQIQQVQRGGHVSAADKQALVHTLGELEEMLNFHLAREYGVNTTNTKDFEIWKKSHQPFHWYVDFYPLMAGGGFACVVGNPPFVEIRPSNVSYILRGYETIGCGNLYAPIVERCTVLACAGWLGLVTPMSLLCTDRTVSLRGLMSSQNNWISSYDMRPSSLFEGVAQRLCLLISSHADESGSTASGGYRRWSSEERTALLDTTWFARLSIDHFQGATPWPKISHEVEKTILGSLVGGGVVAHLSKNSPPIYVHRIVRYFVKALNKAPLFVDAQGVNGKSDDYKALSVDPQFSDVILACLNSSIFYWYWRLTSDGFHCGYGDIYRFPFDGSSLLSYDTEISELVKLLMVSFEEGSVKKSIATKAGRIFYQEFSPKGAKSILDEIDGIIATSWGLNPEMVDHIINYDIKYRMGFVGDAGDD, encoded by the coding sequence ATGCAGGCTTTCAACCAAGAACACCTCAAAAACTACCGGTTCAAACACCTGTTCAACGAACTCGGCTGGGACGCGCCCGCCCAGCAACAGCCCTACAGCGTGACCGTGGGTGAAGCCACTTGGTTGTTAGACGTGGTGGCGCTCAAAAAAGGCGTGCAGGTGTTGCACTGCCAGCCCGGCGCACAAGGGCAGATGCCCGATTACGCCACGCGGCAAAAAATCGAACGCAAGGTCACGCCCGATGTGCGCGAACATCTCATCGTGTTCAGCAACGGCGCCAAAACCATTCAAGTCTGGCAATGGGTAACCCGCCAAACCGGCAAGCCCGCGCAATACCGCGAAGTATTTTTCCGCCAAGGCGAAGCGCCCGAGCTGCTGACGCAAAAGCTCAGCCGCCTGCACTTTGCGTTGGACGAAGAAGAGCTGCTCACCGTGCTGGGTGTCACCGCCCGGTTGGACGACGCCGCGCCGCGCGACAAGGTCACGAAGAAGTTTTACACAGCGTTCGAGGCACAGCGCAAAGCCTTTGCCGCCTTCATCGACGGCATTCCAAACGATAGCGAAGACCAGCGCTGGTACACCGCCGTGGTGATTGACCGGCTCATGTTTTTGTGGTTTTTGCAGGAAAAAAGCTTTCTGAACGGCCAAACCGAATACCTGCAACTGCGCCTGCAAGCCCATCTGGACGGTAACCACGGGCAGAGCTTCTACAAGCGCTTCCTCTCGCCGCTGTTTTTCAAAGGATTCGCGCAAGAGCGTACGCCAGAGACTGCCGCCGCCATCCATGCTGAGTTCGGCAACGTGCCCTACTTGAACGGTGGCCTGTTTGCCCAGCACGAGCTGGAACAGCGCTACGGCGAAGCGCTGGATATTGCCGACAGCGCCTTTCAAAAGCTCTTTGCCTTCTTCGACGAATGGGAGTGGCACCTGGACGAGCGCCCGCTCAAGAGCGGCAGAGAAATCAACCCTGATGTGCTGGGCTACATCTTTGAAAAGTTCGTCAACCAGAAGCAAATGGGGGCGTACTACACCAAAGAAGACATCACCGAATATATCGGCAAGAACACCATCATCCCAGCCCTGCTGGGCAAAGTGCGCGCCGAACACCCCGCCGCGTTTGATGCGCTGGCCTGGCCGCTGCTGCAGCAAAGCGGCGACGCCTACCTTTACCCCGCCATGCTCAAAGGCGTGGACATGGCCTATCCGCCAGAGGTCGAAAATGGACTGGATACCCAGATGCCCAATCTCCTGGCCCGCCGCAAACCCTGGAACAAGCGCGCCGATGAGGCGGTGAGCCTGCCCACCGAAATCTGGCGCGAAACCATTGCCCGCCACCAGCGCACGCGCGAGGTTCGGGCCAAGCTCGCAGCGGGGGAGTTGACCGAGGTGGGCGACCTCATCACCTACAACCTCAACATCCGCCAGTTTGCGCAAGACCTCATCGAGGGCTGCACCGACGTAGCCCTGCTCAAAAGCTTCTGGTTCAACCTGGCCGGCCGCATGCCGCGCCAGAGCAACGAGAAATTTCGCCACGGCCTGAGCGTGTTGGACCCCACCTGTGGCTCCGGCGCCTTCCTATTTTCCGCGCTGGGCATCTTGAAGCCGCTGTACGACGCCACCCTGCGCACCCTGCAAGCCGTGCGCAGCGACGCGCTGATTGCGGGCGAGAAAAGTAGCCCTGAAAAATGGGCCGAGGTGGACGAGCTGCTGGCCCGCTTTGCCGCCACTGGCTCAGAGCGCGCACAAGACTACGCCGTCATCAAACACATCATCGTCCACAACCTCTACGGGGTGGACATTGAGAAACAGGCCACTGAAATCGCCAAGCTGCGCTTGTTCTTGAAGCTGGTGGCCCTGCTGGAACCGGACGATGCCATTGAACCGCTGCCCGATATCGACTTCAACATCCGCCATGGCAACACCTTGGTGGGCTACGCCACGGCCGATGAAACCGAGAAGGCGGTGAAGGGTGCTACCCAAGGGAATCTGTTCAGCGACGCGTGGGAAGACATTCGCATCCGCCTCACTGCCGTGGAGCAGCAGTACAACAACTTTCAGATTCAGCAAGTGCAGCGCGGCGGGCATGTTTCCGCTGCCGACAAACAGGCACTGGTGCACACGCTGGGTGAGTTGGAGGAAATGTTGAACTTCCACTTGGCGCGGGAGTACGGCGTCAACACCACGAATACCAAGGATTTTGAAATTTGGAAGAAGTCGCATCAGCCATTTCATTGGTATGTGGACTTTTATCCGTTGATGGCTGGTGGTGGATTTGCCTGTGTTGTTGGGAATCCGCCGTTTGTAGAAATCAGGCCTTCTAATGTGAGTTATATTTTGCGAGGCTACGAGACAATTGGATGTGGAAACTTATATGCACCAATAGTAGAAAGGTGCACTGTATTAGCTTGTGCTGGATGGCTTGGACTGGTTACTCCGATGAGTCTTTTGTGTACCGATAGAACGGTATCTCTGAGGGGGCTAATGTCCTCGCAGAACAATTGGATATCCTCGTATGATATGCGACCAAGCAGTTTGTTTGAGGGAGTGGCTCAACGACTGTGTCTTCTGATTTCATCGCATGCAGATGAAAGTGGTTCCACGGCGTCAGGAGGATATCGCCGTTGGAGTAGCGAAGAGAGAACGGCGTTGTTGGATACGACTTGGTTTGCTCGGCTCTCAATAGATCACTTTCAAGGCGCTACTCCTTGGCCCAAAATTTCCCATGAGGTTGAAAAAACCATATTAGGGAGTCTTGTGGGCGGAGGCGTTGTTGCACATTTATCAAAAAATTCGCCGCCTATTTATGTTCATCGTATCGTTCGATACTTCGTCAAAGCATTGAATAAAGCACCGTTATTTGTTGATGCCCAAGGAGTGAATGGAAAATCGGATGACTACAAAGCTTTGAGTGTTGATCCTCAATTTTCAGATGTGATTTTGGCATGTTTGAATTCTTCCATTTTTTATTGGTACTGGCGATTGACCTCAGACGGTTTTCATTGCGGCTATGGGGATATCTACAGATTTCCATTTGATGGAAGCTCATTGCTTTCGTACGATACTGAAATATCCGAGCTTGTAAAATTGCTGATGGTTAGTTTCGAGGAAGGCTCGGTCAAAAAGTCGATCGCAACGAAGGCGGGGAGAATTTTCTACCAAGAATTTAGCCCCAAGGGTGCCAAATCGATCTTGGATGAAATTGATGGAATTATTGCTACTTCATGGGGTCTTAATCCTGAAATGGTGGACCACATAATTAACTACGATATCAAGTACCGCATGGGTTTCGTTGGAGATGCGGGCGATGATTGA